From the genome of Schistosoma mansoni, WGS project CABG00000000 data, chromosome 1 unplaced supercontig 0076, strain Puerto Rico, whole genome shotgun sequence, one region includes:
- a CDS encoding Spindle assembly checkpoint component MAD1 (Mitotic arrest deficient protein 1), putative yields MRFIDLNSAFKMTCELQQRVVDLIYSHKKHLRTLEAIVRIKQEDTSSNLNGESQCQQQTRDESEVDEQVDHENNVSVNNDELSGNNSQEGQRMCDTENTNKEAINEVSANNQISIPSDALTTNSTKDACGAPNDKHRLVSIESLYHDTLPGTFDNSPTNENVQCNACQLRNQVQNGMTINMVCAACPGFPRICSAQCFRWWHSVHLSAPVDKESKSIEQDKIYTIENLSRSLCPPDFQQSRRTKEYKAHTRSLPLLSASGELKSDGRKRKRKNHKFTRIKRHLPQGTSIWVKQSNNINPINVQRKAGRPRKKQVYINFKDPEWTPYTKH; encoded by the exons ATGAGATTCATTGATCTCAACTCTGCTTTCAAAATGACTTGTGAGCTTCAGCAGCGTGTCGTTGACCTTATTTACTCCCATAAAAAACACTTAAGAACTCTCGAAGCCATTGTCCGAATCAAACAAGAAG ACACAAGTTCA AATCTAAATGGAGAGTCTCAATGTCAACAACAAACTCGTGACGAGAGTGAGGTGGATGAACAAGTAGATCATG AAAACAATGTATCAGTCAATAATGATGAATTGTCAGGCAATAACAGTCAAGAGGGTCAACGGATGTGTGACACGGAGAACACAAACAAAGAAGCTATAAATGAAGTATCTGCTAACAACCAGATAAGTATTCCTTCTGATGCCCTCACAACAAACTCCACTAAAGATGCATGCGGAGCACCAAATGATAAACATAGACTAGTCTCTATAGAATCACTATATCACGATACGTTGCCTGGTACTTTTGATAATAGTCCAACTAACGAAAATGTGCAATGTAATGCTTGTCAGTTAAGAAATCAAGTACAAAATGGAATGACTATTAACATGGTTTGTGCAGCATGTCCTGGTTTTCCTCGCATTTGTTCAGCACAATGCTTCCGTTGGTGGCACAGTGTTCACTTATCAGCACCAGTTGATAAAGAGTCCAAGTCAATAGAACAAGACAAAATTTATACAATAGAAAACTTATCAAGAAGTTTATGTCCCCCTGATTTTCAACAATCAAGAAGAACTAAAGAATATAAAGCTCATACAAGATCACTTCCATTACTTTCTGCATCAGGTGAACTTAAATCAGATGGACGTAAAAGAAAACGAAAAAATCATAAGTTTACTCGTATAAAACGACATCTTCCTCAAGGAACTTCAATTTGGGTTAAACAATCTAATAATATTAATCCTATCAATGTACAACGTAAAGCCGGTCGCCCAAGAAAAAAACAAGTCTATATTAATTTTAAAGATCCAGAATGGACACCATACACAAAACATTGA